From the genome of Monomorium pharaonis isolate MP-MQ-018 chromosome 2, ASM1337386v2, whole genome shotgun sequence, one region includes:
- the LOC105833907 gene encoding AP-3 complex subunit delta-1 has product MALRKVKGNFERMFDKNLTDLVRGIRNNKENEAKYIAQCIEEIKQELRQDNVAVKANAVAKLTYLQMLGYDISWAGFNIIEVMSSTKFTHKRIGYLAASQSFHADTELLMLTTNMIRKDLNSQNQYDAGLALSGLSCFISPDLARDLVHDIMTLLTSTKPYLRKKAVLMMYKVFLRFPEALRPAFPRLKEKLEDPDSGVQSAAVNVVCELARKNPKNYLSLAPVFFKLMTTSTNNWMLIKIIKLFGALTPLEPRLGRKLIEPLTNLIHSTSAMSLLYECINTVIAVLISISSGMPSHADSIQLCVQKLRILIEDSDQNLKYLGLLAMSKILRNHPKSVQSHKDLIMQCLDDKDETIRLRALDLLYGMVSKKNLMEIVKKLMVHMDKAEGTMYRDELLSKIIQICSQNNYHFITYFEWYISVLVELTRMEGTKHGPLVATQLLDVAIRVQAIRKYAVQQCALLLENSYLLTGQPRATMSEVLYAAAWICGEFSSELENPLATLQSMLRSQASSLPGHIQAVYVHNILKLAATTFAKAEKEEDTETMEKISELKDKIAVFVCSGDLEVQERSSSALVLLECLKENPGLAQELVKTFEGELNPVAPKAQRKVPIPENLDLDSWINDPPSESSDSEDLDMNDIFIKSEKPNNSFSKRDLNEPSLEELERRREARKLEQENNPHYLKGSFKTSTSYNNSSGVYEDFENIPVTELDIPISLKISNSHRCRDLDSSHKRHKKHEKKKKSKKNKNKKSASEEDEKEDDSSPLQIVNTGIGELPPGAQISDSDEYDLADTNDPHRALNIDLDMPLREDERLPVLEHRVVENKITKKVEEKENKKEKGHRKSKRKVKNVMENKVNNETESNFWLETNSSPEKVQSPAIGEYIEVSSESQKDSKRKKSKSQNKHKKSNDEDTKHRKSKKSKSKKENKALDYEETAGISTPSKEILPELKNDINSEYNTITVQQEEYEELAKNKVISMRYELKQIPYDSSKIIVSICITNISQPLVKELVFDVPDTSSLKLVRNPEDEFGIKLPFQLPLQSNKETEFTVQVSDVTFAQRLRGTLTYMFESTEGTQQEKLDFTVPLSCSKFMVGHLSHKDILTELLKSGQLVSKIRREVISSQDFGEILNIICRKCNLTLVEQIDDTASLYGHSLKGHHVCLLIKYNRATEKLVIEGKGDNNSLLSGIGEEILRILT; this is encoded by the exons ATGGCACTCCGTAAGGTGAAGGGAAACTTCGAGCGGATGTTCGACAAGAATTTGACGGATCTGGTGCGCGGGATTAGGAACAATAAGGAGAACGAG GCGAAGTACATCGCGCAATGTATCGAAGAGATCAAGCAGGAGTTGCGGCAAGACAATGTGGCGGTCAAAGCCAACGCCGTGGCCAAGTTGACATAT CTCCAGATGTTGGGATATGACATCAGCTGGGCTGGCTTTAACATAATAGAAGTAATGTCATCAACGAAGTTCACTCACAAGCGAATTGGCTATCTTGCTGCCAGTCAGAGTTTTCATGCAGATACAGAG TTATTGATGTTAACAACGAATATGATTCGTAAAGATTTGAATAGTCAAAATCAGTATGATGCTGGTTTGGCGCTGAGTGGTTTGTCTTGCTTTATAAGTCCAGATTTAGCGCGTGATCTGGTTCATGACATAATGACATTGTTGACTTCTACAAAGCCATACTTGCGCAAGAAGGCAGTTTTGATGATGTATAAAGTATTCCTGAGATTTCCTGAGGCCTTGAGGCCCGCTTTCCCTAGGTTGAAGGAAAAACTTGAGGATCCAGACAGTGGTGTTCAAAGTGCAGCGGTGAACGTAGTTTGCGAATTGGCCAGAAAAAACCCAAAGAATTACCTGAGTTTAGCGCCAGTTTTCTTTAAGCTGATGACAACTTCCACGAATAATTGGATGCttatcaaaattatcaaattg TTTGGAGCATTGACACCTCTAGAACCTAGGCTTGGCAGAAAGTTAATAGAACCCCTTACCAATTTAATACACAg TACATCTGCAATGTCTTTACTATATGAATGTATTAATACGGTAATTGCCGTATTGATTTCTATATCGTCTGGTATGCCGAGTCACGCCGATTCGATACAGTTGTGTGTTCAAAAGTTGAGAATATTAATAGAGGACTCAGATCAAAACTTGAAGTATCTGGGATTGTTGGCgatgtcaaaaatattgagaaatcATCCAAAGAGCGTGCAATCTCACAAAGATTTAATTATGCAATGTCTTGATGATAAAGACGAAACTATAAGACTGCGTGCCTTGGATTTGTTGTATGGAATGGTTTCCAAGAAAAACCTAATGGAgatagttaaaaagttaatggTACACATGGACAAAGCTGAAGGCACTATGTATCGCGATGAATTACTCTCAAAGATCATTCAAATTTGCTCACAGAATAATTATCACTTCATTACCTACTTTGAGtg GTACATATCTGTATTGGTGGAACTTACACGAATGGAAGGCACCAAACACGGACCATTAGTAGCAACTCAATTACTTGATGTAGCAATTCGTGTACAAGCTATTCGAAAATATGCGGTTCAACAATGTGCCTTACTGCTTGAGAATTCATATCTTTTAACTGGCCAGCCAAGGGCAACAATGTCTGAGGTTTTATATGCAGCAGCATGGATTTGTGGAGAATTCTCtag tgaATTGGAAAATCCTTTGGCAACATTGCAATCTATGTTGCGATCACAAGCTTCTAGTTTGCCAGGACACATACAGGCTGTTTATgttcataatatattaaaactagCTGCAACGACATTTGCTAAAGcagaaaaagaggaagataCTGAAACCATGGAAAag atTTCTGAATTGAAGGACAAAATAGCAGTTTTTGTCTGTAGTGGCGATCTGGAAGTTCAGGAAAGGTCAAGTTCCGCATTAGTGCTACTTGaatgtttaaaagaaaatcctgGGCTTGCACAGGAATTAGTAAAGACTTTTGAAGGTGAACTTAATCCAGTTGCACCAAAGGCTCAAAGAAAA GTTCCAATACCTGAGAATTTGGATTTAGATTCCTGGATCAATGATCCACCTTCGGAGAGTTCAGATTCAGAGGATTTAGATatgaatgatatttttattaaatcagaGAAACCAAATAATTCGTTTTCCAAACGGGATTTAAACGAACCGTCCTTAGAGGAACTTGAAAGGAGGCGCGAAGCAAGAAAACTAGAGCAAGAAAATAATCCTCATTATCTGAAAGGCTCATTTAAGACTTCCACATCATATAACAATTCATCAGGCGTATACGAAGACTTTGAAAACATTCCCGTCACGGAATTAGACATCCCAATCTCTTTAAAGATTTCTAACTCGCATAGATGTCGTGATTTAGATAGCAGTCACAAAAGACATAAGAAGCatgaaaagaagaagaaatcgaaaaaaaataaaa ATAAAAAATCTGCGTCGGAGGAAGATGAAAAAGAAGATGATAGTTCACCACTGCAAATAGTAAATACTGGAATTGGGGAATTACCTCCGGGTGCACAGATAAGTGATAGTGATGAGTACGATTTAGCAGACACAAATGATCCACATAGagctttaaatattgatttagaTATGCCTTTACGGGAAGATGAAAGATTGCCTGTCTTAGAACACAGAgttgttgaaaataaaataacgaagaaagttgaagaaaaagagaataaaaaggaaaaa GGACATagaaaatctaaaagaaaagtaaagaaTGTCATGGAAAACAAGGTAAACAACGAAACAGAATCTAACTTCTGGTTGGAAACCAATTCATCTCCTGAAAAAGTACAGTCCCCTGCTATAGGAGAATACATTGAAGTATCTAGTGAGTCACAAAAAGATAGCAAACGCAAGAAGTCGAAGAGTCAAAACAAACACAAGAAATCCAACGACGAAGACACGAAGCATAGAAAATCAAAGAAATCGAAAAGTAAGAAGGAAAACAAGGCTTTGGATTATGAAGAAACAGCTGGAATATCTACTCCgtcaaaagaaatattaccggaattaaaaaatgatataaattctgaatataatacaattactgTACAGCAAGAGGAATACGAAgaattagcaaaaaataaagtcATTTCCATGAGGTATGAGCTGAAACAAATTCCCTACGATTCAAGTAAAATTATCGTATCGATTTGCATTACAAATATAAGTCAGCCGCTTGTAAAAGAATTAGTCTTTGACGTTCCAGACACATCGTCACTCAAATTAGTTAGGAAT cCTGAAGATGAATTCGGAATAAAACTGCCGTTCCAACTGCCTCTGCAATCTAATAAAGAAACTGAGTTTACCGTTCAAGTCTCCGATGTGACATTTGCTCAGAGATTGAGGGGTACACTGACATACATGTTTGAAAGTACAGAAGGCACGCAACAAGAAAAGCTCGACTTCACCGTGCCCTTGTCGTGCAGCAAGTTCATGGTTGGACATCTCTCTCACAAGGACATACTCACGGAACTTCTCAAAAGTGGTCAATTAGTATCTAAGATTAGAAGAGAAGTGATATCTTCTCAGGACTTTGGTGAAATTCTGAATATTATCTGCCGCAAATGCAATCTTACGCTTGTGGAACAAATTGATGATACTGCATCTTTATACGGACATTCTCTGAAGGGACATCATGTGTgccttttgataaaatataac AGAGCGACAGAAAAGCTAGTAATTGAAGGTAAAGGTGACAATAACTCATTGCTGTCGGGAATTGGAGAGGAAATCTTAAGGATCCTGACATAA
- the LOC105828623 gene encoding uncharacterized protein LOC105828623 isoform X3 — protein MESENYGHSLTTSADKNIKTSFDTSDLTKDSKDENVNTNTQLKVKYKVKKKGNRINTSKDKDSNLTEESQNKDVCKVKCKDEDIQNKAKITQNKSDTKKIIKNKYTCKDESEDEDIEDEYYSDATYIAQQKTSTEKLHYPDSIRLYNLRVQLRHTVPPQHKIEKCAGSHMPTRAEISEFEKIIPIKRGLYSLEEDKIIAKNWKTFCKLHDWDVKMTRPFLQLRDELKRDYRIRKKIERRKFVQFLADGLPDRTLYSVYHRFRNLYENNVQRRYKPEEDIMILNHLENNPSLNEKRKYVDLAKALQRTRHSIWRRYRILKKKKYEGKKWNFAV, from the exons ATGGAAAGTGAAAATTATGGTCACAGTTTGACAACATCTGCTgacaaaaacattaaaacatcATTTGACACAAGTGATTTAACAAAAGACTCAAAGGATGAAAATGTCAACACAAACACACAACTTAAAGTTaaatacaaagttaaaaaaaaagggaatagAATAAACACATCAAAGGATAAAGATAGCAATTTGACAGAAGAGTCACAGAATAAAGATGTCTGTAAAGTTAAATGCAAAGATGAAGATATTCAAAATAAGGCAAAAATAACACAGAATAAAAGCGacacaaagaaaataataaaaaataaatatacttgtaAAGATGAATCTGAAGATGAAGATATAGAAGACGAGTATTACAGTGATGCAACATACATAGCACAACAGAAAACATCGACAGAGAAATTGCACTATCCAGACTcgata cgtttatataatttacgtgTACAACTGAGGCATACAGTACCACCGCAgcacaaaattgaaaaatgtgcTGGATCTCATATGCCAACACGAGCAGAAATAAgtgaatttgaaaaaataataccaATCAAAAGAGGTTTGTATTCTTTGGAAGAGGATAAGATTATCGCTAAGAATTGGAAAACATTTTGCAAG CTACATGATTGGGATGTAAAAATGACTAGaccatttttacaattaagagATGAATTAAAAAGAGACTATCGTATacgtaaaaagatagaaagacGAAAATTTGTGCAGTTTTTAGCTGATGGTTTACCAGATAGAACTCTATACAGTGTTTATCAcagatttagaaatttatatgagAACAATGTACAAAGAAg gTATAAACCTGAAGAagatataatgatattaaatcatttagaaaataatccATCTCTTAATGAAAAACGCAAATATGTCGATTTAGCTAAGGCTCTTCAGAGAACAAGACACTCAATTTGGCGACGTTAccgaatattaaaaaagaaaaaat ATGAAGGAAAGAAATGGAACTTTGCTGTATGA
- the LOC105828623 gene encoding uncharacterized protein LOC105828623 isoform X5 has protein sequence MYSILICNIRMESENYGHSLTTSADKNIKTSFDTSDLTKDSKDENVNTNTQLKVKYKVKKKGNRINTSKDKDSNLTEESQNKDVCKVKCKDEDIQNKAKITQNKSDTKKIIKNKYTCKDESEDEDIEDEYYSDATYIAQQKTSTEKLHYPDSIRLYNLRVQLRHTVPPQHKIEKCAGSHMPTRAEISEFEKIIPIKRGLYSLEEDKIIAKNWKTFCKLHDWDVKMTRPFLQLRDELKRDYRIRKKIERRKFVQFLADGLPDRTLYSVYHRFRNLYENNVQRR, from the exons atgtaTTCTATCTTAATCTGCAATATTAGGATGGAAAGTGAAAATTATGGTCACAGTTTGACAACATCTGCTgacaaaaacattaaaacatcATTTGACACAAGTGATTTAACAAAAGACTCAAAGGATGAAAATGTCAACACAAACACACAACTTAAAGTTaaatacaaagttaaaaaaaaagggaatagAATAAACACATCAAAGGATAAAGATAGCAATTTGACAGAAGAGTCACAGAATAAAGATGTCTGTAAAGTTAAATGCAAAGATGAAGATATTCAAAATAAGGCAAAAATAACACAGAATAAAAGCGacacaaagaaaataataaaaaataaatatacttgtaAAGATGAATCTGAAGATGAAGATATAGAAGACGAGTATTACAGTGATGCAACATACATAGCACAACAGAAAACATCGACAGAGAAATTGCACTATCCAGACTcgata cgtttatataatttacgtgTACAACTGAGGCATACAGTACCACCGCAgcacaaaattgaaaaatgtgcTGGATCTCATATGCCAACACGAGCAGAAATAAgtgaatttgaaaaaataataccaATCAAAAGAGGTTTGTATTCTTTGGAAGAGGATAAGATTATCGCTAAGAATTGGAAAACATTTTGCAAG CTACATGATTGGGATGTAAAAATGACTAGaccatttttacaattaagagATGAATTAAAAAGAGACTATCGTATacgtaaaaagatagaaagacGAAAATTTGTGCAGTTTTTAGCTGATGGTTTACCAGATAGAACTCTATACAGTGTTTATCAcagatttagaaatttatatgagAACAATGTACAAAGAAg ATGA
- the LOC105828623 gene encoding uncharacterized protein LOC105828623 isoform X1, which yields MYSILICNIRMESENYGHSLTTSADKNIKTSFDTSDLTKDSKDENVNTNTQLKVKYKVKKKGNRINTSKDKDSNLTEESQNKDVCKVKCKDEDIQNKAKITQNKSDTKKIIKNKYTCKDESEDEDIEDEYYSDATYIAQQKTSTEKLHYPDSIRLYNLRVQLRHTVPPQHKIEKCAGSHMPTRAEISEFEKIIPIKRGLYSLEEDKIIAKNWKTFCKLHDWDVKMTRPFLQLRDELKRDYRIRKKIERRKFVQFLADGLPDRTLYSVYHRFRNLYENNVQRRYKPEEDIMILNHLENNPSLNEKRKYVDLAKALQRTRHSIWRRYRILKKKKYEGKKWNFAV from the exons atgtaTTCTATCTTAATCTGCAATATTAGGATGGAAAGTGAAAATTATGGTCACAGTTTGACAACATCTGCTgacaaaaacattaaaacatcATTTGACACAAGTGATTTAACAAAAGACTCAAAGGATGAAAATGTCAACACAAACACACAACTTAAAGTTaaatacaaagttaaaaaaaaagggaatagAATAAACACATCAAAGGATAAAGATAGCAATTTGACAGAAGAGTCACAGAATAAAGATGTCTGTAAAGTTAAATGCAAAGATGAAGATATTCAAAATAAGGCAAAAATAACACAGAATAAAAGCGacacaaagaaaataataaaaaataaatatacttgtaAAGATGAATCTGAAGATGAAGATATAGAAGACGAGTATTACAGTGATGCAACATACATAGCACAACAGAAAACATCGACAGAGAAATTGCACTATCCAGACTcgata cgtttatataatttacgtgTACAACTGAGGCATACAGTACCACCGCAgcacaaaattgaaaaatgtgcTGGATCTCATATGCCAACACGAGCAGAAATAAgtgaatttgaaaaaataataccaATCAAAAGAGGTTTGTATTCTTTGGAAGAGGATAAGATTATCGCTAAGAATTGGAAAACATTTTGCAAG CTACATGATTGGGATGTAAAAATGACTAGaccatttttacaattaagagATGAATTAAAAAGAGACTATCGTATacgtaaaaagatagaaagacGAAAATTTGTGCAGTTTTTAGCTGATGGTTTACCAGATAGAACTCTATACAGTGTTTATCAcagatttagaaatttatatgagAACAATGTACAAAGAAg gTATAAACCTGAAGAagatataatgatattaaatcatttagaaaataatccATCTCTTAATGAAAAACGCAAATATGTCGATTTAGCTAAGGCTCTTCAGAGAACAAGACACTCAATTTGGCGACGTTAccgaatattaaaaaagaaaaaat ATGAAGGAAAGAAATGGAACTTTGCTGTATGA
- the LOC105828623 gene encoding uncharacterized protein LOC105828623 isoform X2, producing MYSILICNIRMESENYGHSLTTSADKNIKTSFDTSDLTKDSKDENVNTNTQLKVKYKVKKKGNRINTSKDKDSNLTEESQNKDVCKVKCKDEDIQNKAKITQNKSDTKKIIKNKYTCKDESEDEDIEDEYYSDATYIAQQKTSTEKLHYPDSIRLYNLRVQLRHTVPPQHKIEKCAGSHMPTRAEISEFEKIIPIKRGLYSLEEDKIIAKNWKTFCKLHDWDVKMTRPFLQLRDELKRDYRIRKKIERRKFVQFLADGLPDRTLYSVYHRFRNLYENNVQRRYKPEEDIMILNHLENNPSLNEKRKYVDLAKALQRTRHSIWRRYRILKKKKCKD from the exons atgtaTTCTATCTTAATCTGCAATATTAGGATGGAAAGTGAAAATTATGGTCACAGTTTGACAACATCTGCTgacaaaaacattaaaacatcATTTGACACAAGTGATTTAACAAAAGACTCAAAGGATGAAAATGTCAACACAAACACACAACTTAAAGTTaaatacaaagttaaaaaaaaagggaatagAATAAACACATCAAAGGATAAAGATAGCAATTTGACAGAAGAGTCACAGAATAAAGATGTCTGTAAAGTTAAATGCAAAGATGAAGATATTCAAAATAAGGCAAAAATAACACAGAATAAAAGCGacacaaagaaaataataaaaaataaatatacttgtaAAGATGAATCTGAAGATGAAGATATAGAAGACGAGTATTACAGTGATGCAACATACATAGCACAACAGAAAACATCGACAGAGAAATTGCACTATCCAGACTcgata cgtttatataatttacgtgTACAACTGAGGCATACAGTACCACCGCAgcacaaaattgaaaaatgtgcTGGATCTCATATGCCAACACGAGCAGAAATAAgtgaatttgaaaaaataataccaATCAAAAGAGGTTTGTATTCTTTGGAAGAGGATAAGATTATCGCTAAGAATTGGAAAACATTTTGCAAG CTACATGATTGGGATGTAAAAATGACTAGaccatttttacaattaagagATGAATTAAAAAGAGACTATCGTATacgtaaaaagatagaaagacGAAAATTTGTGCAGTTTTTAGCTGATGGTTTACCAGATAGAACTCTATACAGTGTTTATCAcagatttagaaatttatatgagAACAATGTACAAAGAAg gTATAAACCTGAAGAagatataatgatattaaatcatttagaaaataatccATCTCTTAATGAAAAACGCAAATATGTCGATTTAGCTAAGGCTCTTCAGAGAACAAGACACTCAATTTGGCGACGTTAccgaatattaaaaaagaaaaaatgtaaggATTAA
- the LOC105828622 gene encoding zinc finger protein 708: MTSGYFTLPVNMDRVCRICLTERTNLSSIFSSEKEPLEVNDLTDLSQKIQVCGSIEIHEQDGLPSLICDACIYKASVAHEFRQQCQHSDARLRMYYNKPAKCIKPAMDFQDSCTQTDIQIVLSKKPDPFQEDYFTREDMQVVAASVQEEYIQTTTVTSFPKSEVNLNANQIQIPDEKLFICSIGFEGGKEEGGKDSCLAEVHQMTHIAEEQVPDTSNIINLQNKDDDIKETNQYMEKNNAEQEEQFVNESLPNNSVQEEESVPQKRTSTRKAKSARKMYSDDEIVDNYYEPSSDSQDSVETKFKCKICSKQYATQKGLKKHSLVHEKKYKCDICLKMFYKQENMENHRKIHVSKPHVCQLCHASFSKSQSLVRHLKSHTEKVNDMIKQINTSERKDNKEPKKELKSEDDTDDETGPAGNEADEFENPPELYKCEICNQYCSSLKNLRRHALVHGDKKYSCTVCKKWFFRPDTLKKHAEKHGHGLLDNLVDDNKLYDSDDNDLPSGNTMNATPETENVKKEESDEEGSGEYKCQHCDKVMATKKGLRRHVSMHKPKAEPVTCEICRKVCASQARLVLHQRTHKPKEKVPREYLCHICSKVYPSNSSLTYHMRTHTGVKPHVCTTCNSGFTTTTSLANHIRIHTGDKPFVCHVCSAAFAVSSAFRRHLTRHTGEANYLCKTCGKAFKRLSTLKEHTYTHSGEKPYVCKTCGAAYSHSGSLFAHQKRCRAQYGEMIVDDHNHHHIPHTVTHIHVNMNNVNNGTAVRPVAVIGQMF, encoded by the exons ATGACTTCGGGTTACTTCACTTTACCAGTTAATATGGACAGGGTGTGTAGGATCTGTCTGACTGAGCGCACCAACTTGTCCTCAATTTTCTCCTCCGAGAAGGAACCTCTGGAGGTGAATGATCTCACAGATCTCTCGCAGAAGATACAAGTCTGCGGCTCCATCGAGATACATGAACAGGATGGATTGCCTTCCCTCATATGCGACGCTTGTATCTATAAAGCCAGCGTCGCCCACGAATTCAGGCAGCAGTGCCAACACTCCGACGCTAGGTTGCGCATGTACTACAATAAGCCTGCCAAGTGTATTAAACCTGCTATG GATTTTCAGGACTCTTGCACACAGACAGATATACAAATTGTATTGTCAAAGAAGCCAGACCCTTTCCAAGAGGATTATTTTACAAGGGAAGACATGCAAGTGGTTGCTGCGAGTGTGCAAGAAGAGTACATTCAAACTACCACTGTTACTTCGTTTCCCAAAAGCGAAGTCAATCTGAACGCCAATCAAATTCAGATACCAGATGAGAAACTGTTCATTTGTTCCATCGGATTTGAAGGGGGTAAAGAAGAAGGAGGGAAGGATTCCTGCCTAGCGGAGGTTCATCAAATGACGCACATAGCGGAGGAGCAAGTGCCGGATACGTCTAACATCATCAATTTACAAAACAAGGATGACGACATCAAAGAGACTAATCAGtacatggaaaaaaataatgcggAACAAGAGGAGCAATTTGTCAATGAAAGCCTACCTAATAATAGTGTACAGGAAGAGGAGAGCGTTCCGCAAAAGCGTACGTCCACGAGAAAGGCAAAATCGGCTAGAAAAATGTACAGCGACGACGAGATCGTTGACAATTATTACGAGCCGAGCAGTGATAGTCAGGATTCAGTGGAGACGAAATTCAAATGCAAGATCTGTTCCAAGCAGTATGCCACGCAAAAGGGTCTGAAGAAGCACTCGTTGGTCCACGAGAAGAAGTACAAGTGCGACATCTGCCTGAAGATGTTCTATAAGCAGGAGAACATGGAAAACCATCGGAAGATTCACGTGTCGAAGCCGCACGTGTGTCAGCTCTGTCACGCGTCCTTCTCCAAGTCTCAGAGCCTCGTGAGACACTTGAAGTCGCATACGGAGAAGGTGAACGATATGATAAAGCAGATCAATACGAGTGAACGAAAAGACAATAAGGAGCCGAAGAAGGAGCTCAAGAGCGAGGACGACACCGATGACGAAACCGGGCCGGCTGGAAACGAAGCGGATGAATTCGAGAATCCGCCCGAGTTGTACAAGTGCGAGATCTGCAACCAGTATTGCTCATCCTTGAAAAACCTAAGAAGACACGCCCTTGTGCACGGGGACAAGAAGTACTCCTGCACCGTGTGTAAGAAATGGTTCTTCAGGCCGGACACGTTGAAGAAGCACGCGGAGAAGCATGGGCATGGGCTGCTGGATAATCTGGTGGACGACAACAAGCTATACGACTCGGACGACAATGACTTACCGAGCGGTAACACGATGAACGCCACGCCGGAAACCGAGAACGTCAAGAAGGAGGAGAGCGACGAAGAGGGATCCGGGGAGTACAAGTGCCAGCACTGCGACAAGGTCATGGCCACGAAGAAGGGTCTGCGACGGCACGTATCGATGCACAAGCCGAAGGCTGAGCCTGTTACGTGCGAGATCTGCAGAAAGGTTTGCGCTAGTCAGGCACGTCTCGTTCTCCATCAGAGGACGCACAAGCCGAAGGAAAAGGTGCCGCGCGAGTACCTGTGTCACATCTGCAGTAAGGTGTACCCGAGCAATTCGTCCCTCACCTATCACATGCGAACTCACACGGGTGTCAAGCCACACGTATGTACGACGTGCAATAGCGGCTTCACGACCACGACTAGCCTGGCGAATCACATTCGCATTCACACGGGCGATAAGCCGTTCGTCTGTCATGTATGTAGCGCCGCATTCGCAGTGAGTTCGGCCTTTCGCAGGCACTTGACCCGGCATACCGGCGAGGCAAACTACCTCTGCAAGACCTGCGGCAAAGCGTTCAAAAGGCTCAGCACATTGAAGGAACACACGTACACGCATTCGGGCGAGAAGCCGTACGTATGCAAGACGTGTGGTGCCGCGTACAGCCATAGCGGCAGTCTGTTCGCGCATCAGAAGCGCTGTCGCGCCCAGTACGGCGAGATGATCGTCGATGATCACAATCATCATCACATACCGCACACGGTCACCCACATCCACGTGAATATGAATAATGTGAATAACGGAACGGCGGTACGACCAGTCGCTGTGATAGGTCAAATGTTCTAA
- the LOC105828623 gene encoding uncharacterized protein LOC105828623 isoform X4 yields MYSILICNIRMESENYGHSLTTSADKNIKTSFDTSDLTKDSKDENVNTNTQLKVKYKVKKKGNRINTSKDKDSNLTEESQNKDVCKVKCKDEDIQNKAKITQNKSDTKKIIKNKYTCKDESEDEDIEDEYYSDATYIAQQKTSTEKLHYPDSIRLYNLRVQLRHTVPPQHKIEKCAGSHMPTRAEISEFEKIIPIKRGLYSLEEDKIIAKNWKTFCKLHDWDVKMTRPFLQLRDELKRDYRIRKKIERRKFVQFLADGLPDRTLYSVYHRFRNLYENNVQRRYKPEEDIMILNHLENNPSLNEKRKYVDLAKALQRTRHSIWRRYRILKKKK; encoded by the exons atgtaTTCTATCTTAATCTGCAATATTAGGATGGAAAGTGAAAATTATGGTCACAGTTTGACAACATCTGCTgacaaaaacattaaaacatcATTTGACACAAGTGATTTAACAAAAGACTCAAAGGATGAAAATGTCAACACAAACACACAACTTAAAGTTaaatacaaagttaaaaaaaaagggaatagAATAAACACATCAAAGGATAAAGATAGCAATTTGACAGAAGAGTCACAGAATAAAGATGTCTGTAAAGTTAAATGCAAAGATGAAGATATTCAAAATAAGGCAAAAATAACACAGAATAAAAGCGacacaaagaaaataataaaaaataaatatacttgtaAAGATGAATCTGAAGATGAAGATATAGAAGACGAGTATTACAGTGATGCAACATACATAGCACAACAGAAAACATCGACAGAGAAATTGCACTATCCAGACTcgata cgtttatataatttacgtgTACAACTGAGGCATACAGTACCACCGCAgcacaaaattgaaaaatgtgcTGGATCTCATATGCCAACACGAGCAGAAATAAgtgaatttgaaaaaataataccaATCAAAAGAGGTTTGTATTCTTTGGAAGAGGATAAGATTATCGCTAAGAATTGGAAAACATTTTGCAAG CTACATGATTGGGATGTAAAAATGACTAGaccatttttacaattaagagATGAATTAAAAAGAGACTATCGTATacgtaaaaagatagaaagacGAAAATTTGTGCAGTTTTTAGCTGATGGTTTACCAGATAGAACTCTATACAGTGTTTATCAcagatttagaaatttatatgagAACAATGTACAAAGAAg gTATAAACCTGAAGAagatataatgatattaaatcatttagaaaataatccATCTCTTAATGAAAAACGCAAATATGTCGATTTAGCTAAGGCTCTTCAGAGAACAAGACACTCAATTTGGCGACGTTAccgaatattaaaaaagaaaaaat AG